The following coding sequences lie in one Polynucleobacter asymbioticus genomic window:
- the chrA gene encoding chromate efflux transporter, with protein sequence MSVPFREALKFWAKLGFISFGGPAGQIAVLHQELVEKRRWISERRFLHALNYCMLLPGPEAQQLVTYIGWLMHRTWGGILAGTLFVLPSLFILIGLSWVYLTFGQVPWIAAIFFGIKPAVTAIILHAAVRIGKRTIHNQALRWVAIGSFLAIFVFNLAFPMIVVCAALIGIWGGKRYPEYFQQTGTHNQTSGNHVAAIIDDHTPTPDHAQFSKKRLALHTAVVTALWLIPFLVLVLLFGWKTLYPQIAWFFTKAAFLTFGGAYAVLPYVYQGAVDQFHWLSAGQMMDGLALGETTPGPLIMVVAFVGYLAGHIQHLIGHSNPFWFGVLGACVATWFTFLPSFFLVLVGGPLIESTHGKLSFTAPLTAISAAVVGVIANLGLFFAYHVFFPHGIGGSISWISIAITLLAGLALFRFQKGVISVLAGSALAGLLSYLLSTLLI encoded by the coding sequence TTGAGTGTTCCATTTCGCGAGGCCCTGAAATTTTGGGCCAAGCTTGGCTTTATTAGCTTTGGTGGACCTGCAGGACAAATTGCAGTCCTTCACCAAGAGCTTGTTGAGAAGCGTCGCTGGATTTCTGAGCGGCGCTTTTTACATGCCCTGAACTACTGCATGCTATTGCCAGGACCCGAGGCGCAGCAGTTAGTTACTTATATCGGCTGGCTCATGCATCGGACTTGGGGTGGCATCTTAGCTGGAACCCTATTTGTACTGCCCTCTCTTTTTATTTTGATCGGCCTATCTTGGGTCTATCTCACTTTTGGCCAAGTACCTTGGATTGCCGCCATCTTTTTTGGCATCAAGCCTGCTGTTACCGCAATCATCCTTCACGCCGCGGTTCGCATTGGTAAGCGCACGATTCACAATCAGGCACTGCGCTGGGTTGCAATCGGATCCTTCTTGGCAATCTTTGTTTTCAACCTGGCTTTTCCAATGATTGTGGTGTGTGCCGCTTTAATTGGCATCTGGGGTGGTAAACGCTATCCAGAATATTTTCAACAAACTGGTACCCACAATCAAACGAGTGGGAATCATGTCGCAGCAATCATTGACGATCACACTCCAACACCAGACCATGCCCAGTTTTCTAAAAAGAGATTGGCATTACATACTGCAGTGGTTACTGCCCTATGGCTTATTCCATTTCTTGTTTTAGTTTTACTTTTTGGCTGGAAAACGCTTTACCCACAAATTGCCTGGTTCTTTACTAAAGCTGCCTTCCTCACCTTTGGTGGTGCATATGCAGTGCTCCCCTATGTCTATCAGGGTGCCGTGGATCAATTCCATTGGCTCAGCGCCGGCCAAATGATGGACGGCTTAGCGCTGGGAGAAACCACTCCTGGCCCACTCATTATGGTGGTGGCTTTTGTTGGCTATCTGGCTGGCCACATTCAACACTTGATCGGTCATAGCAATCCATTTTGGTTTGGTGTGCTTGGGGCCTGTGTTGCCACCTGGTTTACTTTTCTGCCCTCTTTTTTCTTAGTACTAGTAGGTGGTCCACTCATTGAGTCCACCCATGGCAAGCTTAGCTTTACTGCGCCTCTTACTGCAATCTCTGCTGCTGTAGTTGGCGTCATCGCCAACCTAGGTCTGTTCTTTGCCTATCACGTCTTTTTTCCACATGGTATTGGTGGCTCCATTTCTTGGATTTCGATTGCCATCACCCTACTTGCTGGTTTGGCGCTCTTTCGCTTTCAAAAGGGGGTCATCAGTGTCCTGGCCGGTTCAGCTCTAGCCGGCTTACTGAGTTATTTACTGAGCACTTTATTGATCTAG
- a CDS encoding ABC transporter permease gives MSRWHRFKNSRLGYASLWIFMVLFGLSMCAELIANDKPLVVRYEGKFYFPILKTQPERVFGGDFATPTDFLDPDIRHNITSNGNWAVYPPIPYSYETLNYFSKVPNPAPPSLDNWLGTDDRGRDVLSRLIYGFQLSILFGLALTIVGVSVGIITGSLMGFFGGKFDLVSQRLIEIWSAMPELYLLIIFASIFNPSIWLLIILLAAFGWMGLSDYVRAEFFRNRALEYVRAARALGLTNLQIMRRHILPNSLTPVITFLPFRMSAAILSLTSLDFLGLGVPPGTPSLGELLSQGKSNLDAWWISLSTFVVLVATLLLLTFMGEALRDAFDSRKSGAMSGGRS, from the coding sequence ATGAGTCGCTGGCATCGATTTAAAAACAGCCGTTTGGGTTATGCCAGTCTGTGGATCTTCATGGTCTTGTTTGGCCTCTCCATGTGTGCTGAACTGATTGCGAATGACAAGCCTTTGGTGGTTCGCTATGAAGGTAAGTTTTATTTCCCAATTCTGAAAACACAGCCTGAGAGAGTGTTTGGTGGAGACTTTGCAACGCCAACTGATTTTTTAGATCCCGATATTCGCCACAACATTACAAGCAATGGCAATTGGGCAGTTTATCCACCAATCCCCTATAGCTATGAAACGCTGAACTACTTCTCAAAAGTCCCGAATCCTGCTCCACCATCTTTGGATAACTGGTTGGGGACTGATGACCGGGGGCGCGATGTCTTATCGCGTTTGATTTATGGCTTCCAACTATCGATTCTATTTGGCTTAGCCTTAACGATTGTGGGGGTGAGTGTTGGCATCATCACCGGATCTTTAATGGGATTCTTTGGCGGCAAGTTTGATCTGGTTTCTCAGCGCTTGATTGAGATTTGGTCAGCGATGCCAGAGTTGTATTTGCTCATCATCTTTGCATCTATCTTTAATCCGAGCATTTGGCTTTTGATTATTTTGTTAGCAGCATTTGGTTGGATGGGTTTGTCTGACTATGTTCGTGCCGAATTTTTCCGCAATCGCGCTTTGGAATATGTTCGTGCAGCCCGAGCATTGGGATTAACGAATTTGCAAATCATGCGCCGCCATATTTTGCCGAACAGTTTGACCCCAGTCATCACCTTCCTTCCTTTCAGAATGAGTGCGGCGATTTTGTCGCTCACGAGTTTAGATTTTTTAGGTCTGGGCGTACCTCCTGGCACACCAAGTCTTGGAGAGCTTCTCTCCCAAGGTAAAAGTAATTTGGATGCCTGGTGGATTTCACTATCGACCTTTGTAGTTTTAGTGGCTACCTTGCTGCTGCTCACTTTTATGGGTGAGGCCTTACGTGATGCTTTTGATTCTCGTAAGTCAGGCGCTATGAGTGGAGGACGCTCATGA
- the fabI gene encoding enoyl-ACP reductase FabI: MGFLAGKKILITGLLSNRSIAYGIAKACHREGAELAFTYVGERFKDRIVDFAKEFNTELIFDCDVGSDEQISALFNDLAKTWPQFDGFVHAIGFAPREAIAGDFLEGLSREGFKIAHDISAYSFPAMAKEALPMLRDKSSLLTLTYLGSLRNVPNYNTMGLAKASLEASVRYIAGSVGPKGIRANGISAGPIKTLAAAGIKGFGKILDAVEQTAPMRRNVTIDDVGNTAAFLLSDLANGITAEIIYVDNGFSQVVGGMEQV, translated from the coding sequence ATGGGCTTTCTCGCAGGCAAAAAAATTCTGATTACCGGCCTTCTTTCTAACCGCTCTATCGCCTATGGCATTGCCAAGGCATGTCACCGCGAAGGGGCTGAACTGGCCTTTACCTACGTTGGTGAGCGCTTTAAAGACCGCATTGTCGATTTTGCAAAAGAATTCAATACCGAGCTGATTTTTGACTGCGACGTTGGTAGCGATGAGCAGATTTCTGCCCTCTTCAATGATTTGGCAAAGACTTGGCCTCAGTTTGATGGCTTTGTTCACGCAATCGGCTTTGCACCGCGCGAAGCCATCGCCGGTGACTTTTTAGAAGGCTTGTCTCGTGAAGGCTTCAAGATTGCCCATGACATCTCTGCTTACAGCTTCCCAGCGATGGCAAAAGAAGCTTTGCCGATGTTGCGCGATAAGTCCTCCTTATTGACGCTGACCTACCTCGGTAGCTTACGTAACGTTCCTAACTACAACACCATGGGTCTTGCTAAGGCCTCACTAGAAGCCTCGGTACGCTATATCGCTGGCTCAGTAGGACCTAAGGGCATTCGTGCTAACGGCATCTCTGCTGGCCCGATTAAAACTTTAGCTGCTGCTGGCATTAAAGGATTTGGCAAGATCTTGGATGCCGTTGAACAAACCGCTCCAATGCGTCGCAATGTCACGATTGACGATGTTGGTAACACCGCAGCTTTCTTGTTATCTGACTTGGCAAACGGTATCACCGCTGAAATCATTTATGTCGATAACGGCTTTAGCCAAGTCGTTGGCGGAATGGAACAAGTTTGA
- a CDS encoding extracellular solute-binding protein, whose translation MPMLPAIRQIPTLLLLAFLAGVAANSAQGAQGIAQYGKPKYADGFSHFDYVNPNAPRGGTLTLPNPDRRTSFDKFNPFTLRGVAAPGIAQLMFESLAVGSADEVSSAYGLIAEDIQVAADKMSVAFRIRPEAKFSDGSAILASDVKHSFDTLMSSLANPQFKTVYADVKQAVVVSDRVIRFDFKNRNPELPVMVGTLPVFSRNWGKKPDGTITPFDKLTFEMPIASGPYVIESYKAGKTMIFKRNPNYWADQGGKTLNVRVGFYNFDRVNYKLYSDDAVRLEAFKAGEFDALVEYRAKNWAKSYVGPRFNDGTLEKKAFLNHNGAGMQGFAMNVRRPIFQDPRVRQALGYALDFEWLNRQLFFEQYSRINSYFTNSDLSANFDGPRKPTEAELKLLKPLKAQYPKRVPDAVFDPMPAAPSTASPDSLRQNLRKARDLLAQAGWQYRDGALRNMQGEPFRFEMVEDGPFFLRVISSYVRNLEKLGIQVDIRTSDFALHQKRMDEYDFDMTTIRFPDSQSPGNELWDRFGSQAAKEKGSDNVIGVQSPVVDALVDAVVKAQTREELRAATRALDRVLWNSYYVIPQWYNPTHRIAYRKEMRYPEPPLYYTAESWILLNWWKEGAR comes from the coding sequence ATGCCCATGCTCCCTGCCATCCGCCAAATCCCCACTTTGCTGCTCTTAGCCTTTCTAGCTGGGGTAGCGGCCAATTCAGCTCAGGGCGCGCAGGGCATAGCTCAGTATGGCAAACCCAAATATGCCGATGGATTTAGCCATTTTGACTACGTTAATCCCAATGCACCGAGAGGCGGCACCTTAACTTTGCCCAATCCAGATCGTCGGACGAGCTTTGATAAGTTCAACCCATTTACCTTGCGCGGGGTGGCCGCTCCTGGGATTGCTCAGCTCATGTTCGAGTCTTTGGCAGTGGGGAGCGCAGATGAGGTATCGAGTGCTTATGGCCTGATTGCAGAAGATATCCAAGTGGCAGCGGACAAAATGTCAGTGGCGTTTCGGATTCGTCCTGAGGCGAAGTTTTCAGATGGCAGTGCGATCTTAGCTAGTGACGTAAAACACAGCTTTGATACTTTGATGAGTTCGCTTGCTAATCCGCAATTCAAAACGGTGTATGCCGATGTGAAGCAGGCGGTTGTAGTCTCTGATCGCGTTATCCGTTTTGATTTTAAGAATCGCAATCCTGAATTACCGGTGATGGTCGGCACCTTACCCGTGTTCTCCCGTAACTGGGGTAAGAAACCCGATGGCACGATCACACCTTTTGACAAGTTGACTTTTGAGATGCCGATTGCAAGCGGTCCTTATGTGATTGAGTCTTACAAAGCTGGCAAGACAATGATCTTCAAGCGCAATCCGAATTACTGGGCTGATCAAGGCGGTAAGACACTCAATGTTCGCGTTGGTTTTTATAACTTTGATCGCGTGAACTACAAACTCTATAGCGATGACGCCGTACGTCTTGAAGCCTTCAAAGCAGGGGAGTTCGATGCACTAGTGGAATACCGTGCGAAGAATTGGGCGAAGAGTTATGTGGGTCCCCGATTTAATGATGGCACTCTAGAAAAGAAAGCTTTTCTCAATCACAACGGTGCAGGCATGCAAGGTTTTGCCATGAATGTGCGCCGACCCATTTTTCAGGATCCACGCGTACGACAAGCCTTGGGTTATGCGCTGGACTTTGAGTGGCTAAACCGCCAACTATTCTTTGAGCAGTACAGCCGCATCAATAGTTACTTTACGAATAGCGACCTGAGCGCTAACTTTGATGGTCCTCGCAAACCCACTGAAGCGGAATTGAAATTACTCAAACCTCTGAAGGCGCAATATCCTAAGCGGGTGCCGGATGCAGTTTTTGATCCGATGCCCGCTGCACCTTCCACTGCTTCCCCAGATAGCTTGCGTCAGAACTTGCGCAAGGCGCGTGACTTATTGGCTCAAGCTGGATGGCAATATCGTGACGGTGCTTTACGCAATATGCAGGGTGAGCCTTTCCGTTTTGAGATGGTGGAAGATGGCCCATTCTTCTTAAGAGTGATTTCATCCTATGTGCGTAATCTGGAGAAGCTGGGGATTCAGGTGGATATTCGGACGAGTGACTTTGCTTTGCATCAAAAGCGTATGGATGAATACGACTTTGATATGACAACGATTCGTTTCCCTGACTCACAAAGCCCGGGTAATGAATTGTGGGATCGATTTGGTAGTCAGGCTGCAAAAGAAAAGGGATCTGACAATGTGATCGGGGTGCAGTCTCCAGTGGTCGATGCCTTGGTAGATGCAGTTGTGAAGGCTCAGACCCGCGAGGAGTTGCGTGCAGCGACCAGAGCTTTAGACCGTGTTTTGTGGAATAGCTACTACGTGATTCCTCAGTGGTACAACCCAACCCACCGAATCGCGTATCGTAAAGAGATGCGCTATCCAGAACCTCCTTTGTATTACACCGCTGAGTCTTGGATTCTGCTCAATTGGTGGAAAGAGGGGGCGCGCTAA
- a CDS encoding microcin C ABC transporter permease YejB, with protein MWSYILKRVLLMIPTLLGVLTLTFAVVQFVPGGPVEQLMLELKGKGDAAVSGAESSGGGSNYRGRQGVDAERLAEVKALYGFDKPPVERYFMMLKRFAQFDLGQSYYQHQSVWQLVVSKLPVSISIGLWTFFLTYLVSIPLGIAKAVRDGSRFDAVTSTMILVGYAIPGFVLGVLLLVIFGGGSFLQIFPLRGLTSDNWSELSMMGKVMDYLWHLVLPITASVLGSFAVITMLTKNSFLEEIRKQYVLTARAKGLTEKQVLWKHVFRNALLPLVTGFPAAFIGAFFTGSLLIETLFSLDGLGLLSYESVMRRDYPVVFGTLYLFTLIGLFTKLISDLCYVYIDPRIQFGAGGGS; from the coding sequence ATGTGGTCTTACATCTTGAAGCGTGTGCTCTTGATGATCCCTACTTTGTTAGGCGTCTTAACTCTCACGTTTGCAGTGGTGCAATTTGTACCAGGTGGTCCTGTCGAACAATTAATGCTGGAGCTCAAAGGCAAGGGCGATGCTGCAGTGAGTGGAGCAGAGTCTTCTGGTGGTGGCAGTAACTATCGTGGCCGCCAAGGCGTAGATGCTGAGCGCTTGGCCGAGGTCAAGGCTTTGTATGGTTTTGATAAGCCACCAGTAGAGCGTTATTTCATGATGCTCAAGCGTTTTGCGCAATTTGATTTAGGCCAGAGCTACTACCAACACCAAAGTGTTTGGCAATTGGTTGTTTCCAAGTTGCCAGTGTCTATCAGCATAGGCTTATGGACCTTCTTTCTAACCTACTTGGTGTCGATACCCTTGGGGATTGCTAAGGCGGTTAGAGATGGCTCGCGCTTTGATGCGGTGACGAGCACCATGATTTTGGTGGGCTATGCCATCCCAGGATTTGTATTAGGCGTTCTCTTACTGGTGATCTTTGGTGGCGGTAGTTTCTTGCAAATCTTCCCCTTGCGTGGATTAACTTCAGATAACTGGAGTGAGCTGAGCATGATGGGTAAGGTGATGGATTATTTGTGGCACTTGGTTCTACCCATTACCGCTTCAGTTTTAGGTAGTTTTGCAGTGATCACGATGTTGACGAAGAATTCTTTCTTAGAGGAAATTCGGAAGCAGTATGTACTGACTGCCAGAGCCAAAGGCCTGACTGAAAAACAAGTACTTTGGAAGCACGTGTTCCGCAATGCGCTTTTGCCTTTGGTGACTGGATTTCCAGCGGCATTTATTGGCGCCTTTTTTACCGGATCGCTATTGATCGAGACCCTGTTCTCCTTGGATGGACTGGGTTTGCTGTCTTACGAATCGGTGATGCGCCGTGACTACCCAGTCGTTTTTGGAACGTTGTATCTCTTTACGCTGATCGGCTTATTTACAAAGTTGATTTCAGATCTTTGCTATGTCTATATTGACCCACGCATCCAGTTTGGTGCGGGAGGTGGCTCATGA
- a CDS encoding C40 family peptidase, with translation MSLQKDLMPALLKQMPFALLLVFALTANPAFAADPTTDSAKESPAEASVEIPKQSMFQAGKSYFFRASDRLVDSVTGKSDELINRAMEVIGVRYRWDTELPQSGLDGSSFVGYVFKDKLGFLLPRKSTQMSRVGKPITREELQPGDLVFFNTMRLTFSHVGIYVGDNKFIHSPSKGTSVRVDDLGSLYWDKRFDGARRLDGSDNLGDAERQELLNEVNKLKRKSRSL, from the coding sequence ATGTCACTTCAAAAAGACCTCATGCCTGCGCTGCTCAAGCAAATGCCGTTTGCTTTGCTGCTCGTATTTGCACTGACTGCAAATCCAGCGTTCGCGGCAGATCCCACTACAGATTCTGCAAAAGAATCCCCTGCCGAGGCCTCTGTGGAGATCCCTAAGCAAAGTATGTTTCAAGCGGGTAAATCTTATTTTTTTCGCGCGTCAGATCGCTTGGTTGATTCCGTTACCGGTAAATCAGATGAGTTGATTAATCGTGCTATGGAAGTCATTGGTGTGCGTTATCGCTGGGATACAGAACTGCCACAATCTGGTTTAGATGGCAGTAGTTTTGTAGGCTACGTTTTCAAAGACAAGTTAGGTTTCTTGCTGCCACGTAAATCTACTCAGATGAGTCGAGTTGGCAAGCCCATTACTCGCGAAGAATTGCAGCCTGGTGATTTGGTGTTCTTCAACACGATGCGTTTAACTTTCTCTCATGTCGGCATTTATGTTGGTGACAATAAATTTATTCACTCCCCATCGAAAGGTACTAGCGTACGCGTAGATGATCTAGGTAGTCTCTACTGGGATAAGCGCTTTGATGGTGCCCGCCGTTTAGATGGCAGTGACAACTTGGGTGATGCTGAGCGTCAAGAGTTGTTAAATGAAGTAAACAAGCTGAAGCGTAAATCTCGTAGTCTTTGA
- a CDS encoding ABC transporter ATP-binding protein translates to MSSSNVPNKSAPPLLRYEDFSISFGSGRREKFAVSHLDLEIGVGERVALVGESGSGKTLTALAPLRLEPEGAKTSGRILWSGKSTNAGNQEVDLLSLPIQDIRDIRGREIAMVFQEPMTALNPLFTIGNQIVEAVQIYQPLISKADCMSAAIDLLKKTGIPEPDKRFHSYPHQLSGGQRQRAMIAMALACKPRLLIADEPTTALDVSLRLQILDLLKELQEESKDHGGMAILLITHDLNLVKHFAQRVAVLNQGNLMEVGPTKQVFEHPDNAYTKALVNSAPVRDLAPVMPLAPVLLKAENLSVSYPGTESVAWFKKSPRHQVLRKVGFELKQGQTIGVIGESGSGKTTLGMAVLGLLGDSAAQITGDVDVLGSDWQKLKPAERRAMRSSLQVIFQDPFGSLSPRMNVMQIVSEGLDVHFPNLSASERESRVLDILREVGIDRSALTRYPHEFSGGQRQRIAIARALILKPQILVLDEPTSALDVSIQKQVLALLTELQKKYNLAYLMISHDLAVIRAMSHEVMVLKAGRVVEFGDTETLIQHPRQTYTKELFAAAELT, encoded by the coding sequence ATGAGTTCATCCAATGTCCCAAATAAATCGGCGCCCCCTTTGCTGCGCTATGAAGATTTTTCCATTTCCTTTGGCTCCGGTCGGCGTGAGAAATTTGCTGTTAGCCACTTGGATCTCGAGATTGGGGTAGGCGAGCGTGTTGCATTAGTCGGGGAGTCAGGTTCAGGTAAGACGCTGACTGCTTTAGCGCCACTTCGTCTTGAGCCGGAGGGTGCAAAAACCTCAGGCCGAATTCTGTGGAGTGGTAAGAGTACAAATGCTGGTAATCAAGAAGTTGATTTACTGAGTTTGCCAATACAAGATATTCGTGATATTCGTGGTCGTGAGATTGCAATGGTGTTTCAGGAGCCAATGACTGCGCTCAATCCATTGTTTACTATCGGCAATCAAATTGTTGAGGCGGTGCAGATATATCAGCCCTTGATCTCCAAAGCGGATTGCATGTCTGCCGCAATCGATTTGCTGAAGAAGACTGGTATCCCGGAGCCAGATAAACGCTTCCACTCTTATCCGCATCAGTTATCTGGTGGGCAGCGTCAACGTGCCATGATTGCAATGGCCTTGGCCTGTAAGCCAAGATTATTAATTGCTGATGAACCCACAACCGCCTTGGATGTAAGTCTACGTTTGCAGATTTTGGATTTACTGAAAGAGTTGCAAGAAGAGTCTAAAGATCATGGCGGGATGGCGATTCTGTTGATCACTCACGATCTCAATTTAGTAAAACACTTTGCGCAACGAGTTGCCGTATTGAACCAAGGCAATCTCATGGAAGTGGGGCCCACAAAGCAGGTGTTTGAGCACCCGGATAATGCCTATACAAAAGCTTTAGTGAATAGCGCACCTGTCCGTGATTTGGCGCCAGTCATGCCCCTAGCGCCAGTTTTATTGAAGGCAGAGAATCTATCGGTTTCTTACCCAGGCACAGAGTCTGTTGCTTGGTTTAAAAAATCACCACGTCATCAGGTCCTGCGTAAGGTTGGCTTTGAGTTGAAGCAAGGGCAGACTATTGGCGTGATTGGCGAGTCTGGTTCGGGCAAGACCACTTTAGGTATGGCGGTCTTAGGCTTATTGGGCGACTCAGCTGCACAAATTACAGGCGATGTTGATGTGCTTGGTAGTGATTGGCAAAAGTTAAAACCAGCAGAGCGCCGCGCCATGCGCTCGAGCTTACAAGTCATTTTTCAAGATCCCTTTGGCTCACTCTCTCCTCGCATGAATGTGATGCAAATTGTTTCAGAAGGTTTGGATGTGCACTTTCCGAATTTATCTGCCTCGGAACGTGAGTCGCGTGTCTTAGATATTTTGCGAGAAGTCGGAATTGATCGATCCGCTCTTACACGTTATCCCCATGAATTTTCTGGTGGGCAAAGACAACGTATTGCGATTGCGCGTGCTTTGATTCTGAAACCGCAGATCTTAGTATTAGATGAGCCTACTTCCGCATTGGATGTGTCGATTCAAAAACAGGTCCTCGCTTTACTGACTGAGCTCCAGAAAAAATACAACTTGGCCTACCTCATGATTAGCCATGATTTAGCCGTCATTCGGGCGATGTCGCATGAGGTGATGGTCCTCAAGGCGGGCAGGGTAGTAGAGTTTGGGGATACCGAGACTCTGATTCAGCATCCTCGCCAGACCTATACCAAAGAGCTATTTGCAGCAGCGGAGTTAACTTAA